Below is a genomic region from Trichoplusia ni isolate ovarian cell line Hi5 unplaced genomic scaffold, tn1 tig00000219, whole genome shotgun sequence.
TATCTTCTTCGGTGTCATCTGGAGGTTGACCATGTAACATTTATGTAAAgtggtaaattatttaattaatttagctaAAGTGCCTAAGTATGTATATTGATAAGCTTTTATAATCTCCACAAACCactaagttaatattaatttcttaattttatcgtCTACATTATGGCTGAAAACTTGAAATCTGGCATCAAATAGGTCGTAAGAAATTATTTTCGTCTGTCAATTATATCTTTCGTTTAGGGGAGAGCTTAAGTCCAGAATTTGgacattgttaaaataaatattaagtatctttcataaaataaacaaatcaagtCCTTGTTTAATGATTTTGTCCGACCTTCTTTGCGGATCCGTTTCAAGCAagacaaaaatatagataatgatATAATCTAAGTGAGTGTTTTGATGTAGTCTAATTCATACAAACTACAAAGTCTAGACTAGAAATCAGactagaatataaaatattcacattAACGAAGTTCGATGTaccagtttaatttaattattactgttaTATAAATGCAACATTACATACAAGCCAAAAACAAACtagtaattattgtttataatgaatacaaaatatgaaCGAAAATTAAGATCCTCATcctttaatattgaatttaagtTAACAGTCATGTAAAACACTACCTACATACTCCACTTTAGATATTAAGATTGAGGAGAATCATTATTTGAAGAATATACAAGACAAGCCATTAACGAGGACGACATAACCAAATATTATGAGCTAACAGTCTGACGCACTTCTTATTACGAACAAAAAGCTTGTCCAAACAAACTTTACATTAAACTCATGCTAATTATTAACTCGTATCCTTACCTTGTCCAAAAACAGCAGCAAACGCGCACAAAACCAATATTCCCTTTAACCACATCATGTTCACTAAATGGAGTAACAGTgactaattaacaaatatttttttcgtctcGAGCGCGTGTCAGGGGTCACAATTTATCGGCCAAATGactttatcaatatttgttaGGGAATACATATTATTTGCAACTTCCCGTGACGCACTTATCGGCATTGTATTGATTCAATCGATTCTTTGTATTCTGTTGATGTATTTTGTATCGATCTATTGCAGTGTTAAGATGAGTCGATAGCTTGAATCGAGGGGTGTATTACATGGTGAGTGAATATCATTGTTCCGTCCATCTTCTGTTAGTTGTCTTGGAGAATTTCGCCAACTGATATTTTGACTTTCAAAATGAATTTAGAACCATGAAACTTAAATAAGATGACTTGAACAAGTCCTAAAAATTCAACGAGATGCCGTAGCAGCATCAGGAGAAATGGACATAGCTTTGCATCACCAAGTGATATGTTGACTTGGGGCGGAGCAGAGAAGTAAATCagtttaattttctgttttgaaTAAACACGCCACCTTCAGATACGgccaaaaaatataagtttctaAAAATAGATGAACTTGAATTTGAGTGCTAACACAGCATGAATCAACTTAAAAATCCTAACTAACGGACGTCAGTTTAGTGTATTTACTTTGATCTTGTTATCTTGAATCAATGGATGATGTTCAAGATCGTCAAGATCTACGACCTTTAAAGTggggattttttaaataattcacataAAGTAAATGGCTATAGAATCCGTTCGAAATTCGTCTATTAAACCTTAGAAATTATAACCGTGGCCTTTTCATATGACAATATGAAGTTGTCATCATAATAGGTGAATGTCTCTAAAATTTCTCAAAGTAcagctttagttttattttgacgaGCTACGATAGCTAGGCTGACCATTTCTTAAAACCATCCTAGGCACAATAAATAGGCGAAAAAGAGCCTTTCAAGAATAAACATAAACCTCTGTCTATTCCTCAGAGAATACCCTTGGCTTATTCATTAAGGTATTATTAGCTATATGATTTATTCAACGGCACGAATCCACTCCCGAAATGAGGTTGGGGCACAATGCCATTTGTTCAATTCTTATAACTTAGGCACGTCTCGTAACAGTTAAAGAGGtgctaaacaataacaaaacgcAGCAAATTGGTTTGTAAGCTCCTAGTTAAATAGAGTCAGCAACTTGTTGGCAATCGTACAAAAGATACGCACTTTTTTGATGTTTGACCTTTAGCTCCATCAGGACAAAACAGTCTCACTATACTTGCAGTGTCAATAAGTAGCACTCATATTAATGTCTCATTCTCTCggcaattaaatattgtatgatCATATGACAACAGAGTCACAAGAGGtaaataagtagaaaataacaatatatttagcTAACATTAACTATATTCCATTTCATAAATAAGTAGATGAGTTTACAAAACGCGACTATAAagctaaattaaaactaaaagttaaaGAACTCATCTTCATCGTACGGTTCATCGTCATCGTTGGAAGCCACCAGGTCTGACAGCTTGAAGCCAGTGCTCTCCATCTGGTCCAGTTTAGGTAACTCATGTACTATCAATTCTTCGACATCCAGTTTGTCTAGTTCCTGTTGAACTTTTTCTTTAATAGGACCCTCTAGAGCATCCATAATCTGGTATCTCAAAAGATTCGGCAAAATGTTAACGACGAATTCAATGAGATAGTCTAAAGTCCCTGCTCCGTTACAGCGGACTTGTATGTTGCCTATCTCAAGGTCAATGCCTCTAAATATTGGCTTTTGTCTCGTGTCAAGTGGTTGAGCTGCGACTACCCTGGCGATGATATACTCTACTGAAAAGGATGCAGTTCCAGCCCTTGACGCGAGGCCGCCTATTGCTGAGATGTCCCACTGAGTGCTTCCTTCAAGTTTCTGAGTACCGATCTCAAAGTCTGCCACCGCCGTATTGTTTTCCAACTTCATTGTAATATTACCAACTCTCTGGAACGACGATACGCCAGTTATCCAGGTATTTGACAAAGTAACAGTGAATATGCTCACAGTTGTGTTGTAGTCCTTAACTTTATACGGATCGAATTTCATATTGCGGACTTTTTTCCTTACATCTATAATCACCATGTCTAACGGAGAAATAGAGTTAGGGAATTGCATGTCGCCGGCTACTTCATCAAGTTTCGAGTTTATTTCTGCTCTGACTTTCGTGTAGGCTTCCTTGAGAACGTAAGGTTTGATAGAGTCGAACAGGAAATTGCCTACTGAGTTGATGATGCCTTGGAACATTCCGCCAAAGAAGCCAAGGTTTTGGAAATCAACTTGAATTGTGCTGAAGCCGAGATCTATGTGGATGTCTTGTGCTCTCAGCTTGCCGTCGCGCTCCACGCCGAGCGTTCCTCTCGCCACGATCTTCAGCCCGGTGACATCAACTGTGAAGGGACCTTGAGCTTTGTTCAGCCACGTTGACATCGTATAATTACCGCGAGCTTGTAAAACGTCGATAGTTAATGCTGCTTGGACCTGAAATGATGAAATGTCAGGTGAGTAAACGATTCATAATTTATTGGTCAACGTAATGTTactcaaaaaaggttttcagCGTTTTATTTCTACTGTAGGggtgtatgtcactgaactcccTATCAAAAGCTTGACcgatttttgaatgtttgttttttctgaCAAAGTTTTCCTGATCAGTTACTTTTATATAAAGTATTGACATAGTACTAAAGAACAccaattatcatttttaaattaaaaaccactATTACCTCCATTGCTCCAATCTCGGCTTTAACATACAAGATGCGGAACTTGCTGATGCCATACACGGCTGTGTTCTTGAAGTAGAGTGTTCCGAACTGTAGCGACTGCTTCATGTCGGGCACCGGGTACGGCTCCGGTATCTCTGCGCCCGGCAGCCCCACCGGGTCCGGCTGTTTGAAGTGCTCCAACATCTTGAGCACATTGTCACTCAGCTTCTTTTCTCCTTCAGCTAATTTTGCATCGTCACTCGTGTCCTCTTCTGTGTCTTCTGAAagttttatgaaagttttatgaaagtttgtttattaagtaagtctatttttattcatgatGCATTGCCCTAATACGGATATTCACAaatgccgatgaatgaatggaaattggattacaTTGACATTATTCCTATTCTACTCAGCATTTAAttattggaaattatttgttCTGTGAGTTTGAACAGTCactgagtgttccgccccgtactgaattttcaattattgtgttgatgAAACCGCATCGATCGCGGACTCAGAATTAAAGTTTGgataattattttctagtaCGTTTTCGTTGTTTTCTAACTATATGATTAAATGAACTTGAATTATACATTGTGTTGACAGTTAACACACTAGATAACATAAGTACGATGTGCATGATTTGCTTATCAAGATGCTCCATGCGACATGCGAGTTCAGATGACGTTACAATCATTCATAAAGAATTATTACTGGATGTTCGAGATTTAGTGTTATGACTAGAGCTTTTTAATTGATGGTTGTGTTATTTTTGAGTTATTATTGCAGCTGGAAGAGTATTTGATTGAATTTAAGGAAGTAAAGATAGTGTGGTTAACATAAATCATCGGTTACACTTGGGTTGATTATATTTACGTCATGTGGAAAATGCGTCGACTTTAAGATAATTTTGCTTTGTATCTTTTTTCTATTAGAAAACTGCTatatcatttacattttaattagtatatGGGCATACAAggctttttttttatagcctactgtgtcccactgctgggcaaaggcctcccccaaatccttccacgactctctattcatACAAAGCTTACGTattttttaacccccgacgcaaaagtGGTGTAATGAGTTTGAcggtgtctgtctgtctgtggcatcgtaggTACCGGAACAGATTacgcgattttaatttagttcttagacatgtttgataaaaatcggtcgagacATTTAAACGTTATGGGGAGTTAAAATTTTACAgtcggatattttttttaccgctTTCACGACATTCAGTTTTACTTCCTAATGCTCTCGGAACAGggaaaaatgtctaaaaatatttgatatcttATCTTTCTCTAATACTTTAAAGGTTAGGTATGATACTATGCATCGTGCAGTCATTCATATAGAAATAACAACTGACGAGCGCATTACGACTCATGTTACAACAACACGTGCATCTAACACAAGTACCTTATATTAGACTTAACATATTATATAACTTAGAAatgaattataaacaaatcattgtGATACAATTTGTAAAAGTTTATCATTATTCTGTATTGTTGGAAAACAAAttgcttgatttatttttgatgattttcgACTGTAATAAGGAGACAGTTTTATAATGACTCAGTGCATCCGGCATGCGATGTAATATAACGTTTTGTTAAAAGAAATGCGTATGTTGTATGATATTAGATCAGAAACCATCACTACCAGATTTAGAAGAACCTGCCTAAGATTGACGAGAATTTGAtccttgattaaaaaaatacaccaggcacaaatattttaacatcaaaagCAAACACCAATCCAATCAAAAACGAGCTACGAAAACGATCACAACACAACACATTCTTCAATATAATCCACACTTAATATAATCTAAACCACAttttcacattataaaaaaaacgcttGAAAAATATAAAGGTCACACACCTTCCCCCCTCACAGACAATAGAAGACAGCACAGTATCAATTTGTGGGCCCACATCTCGTTATAAGGATGGACTGTCACTGAGTGATGATATCCCGCCGGCTCCCTAGGGGTCACGGCTTATCAGTACTAAGCTTGTTAGCTCTCAATCTAATGCAGCTATTGGGTTATTAGAATGCACTTTTGTATTTATGACTCAGATTTTATAACGCTAATTAgtctgttgttttgtttttaaagatgattAGGGTAAATGTGTTTTGAACTTTTTGGTGTAGTAtagtgtttttttcttgttgatTATGAAAGGGAAAGGTAATTAAGGACGTTGTCTACGtattagtgttaatttattaattagttacgTAATTAACACATGTAATATGCTTAACACATTgtactaaaaacaatattttttggaaatatgtcTTCTGTAGTTACTTATTATACTTAATCCTAAAAATTGGATATTAAAAGCAGATACACTCAATTAAATCCGAGTTATAATAATCAACTCAAGGCAATCTTTCTctatactaattaataaatatttacgtgtAATCAAATGGTCTGCTATAtcttataatttacataaattatttccgTTTCAAGTTCTATTTAGATCGATAAATGCATCTATAAGGACAgcgccatctttattttttacaaggAACTAATAATAAGTGTCTGTTGTTTTGCAGTGTAGTGTATGCAACTATAGATCCACAGATGACGCCTCGTAGAGATTATAAACGATCGCAAACATGCCTGATATGCGAGGGAGGTTTGTTTTTATCAACATATAGGTGAGaaagtgtaatttatttttttcagtacttTTTTTGGTATTTCCTTCTTACATTTCTTTCAAAACAGGTATGTTTACTTAAAAGGTGGTCTCTACGTCAGATATATTGTAAAggtttgaacatttttttttatatattttttacagcaGAACTTATTATTTCCTggtttttatattcaataacaaaatacattttgatatttcgCCTCTCTCCACCAGTAATTTTGaagtcttttaaatatttgtttttgtctcACTGCAAGACGAGAAAAAAACTCCAGCACACTGTTCATAGGCAAATTAACGGGAACTGCCTATGAGGGGCCATGTTTTGCCATTTAGGGGATCCATTTGTGGTGCTAGCtagaaaaaatgattgaatGTTGCTTTACTCTCCTATTCGCAGAGTACGGAATCCAGACCACTATAAAATATTAGCATCCTAAACAATTGACTTACAGTAATTAAGCTATCAACCTTTCCTATAACATGTTTCGCAGGATATTAAAATGAGTCGGTAAGCTGTAATTTTACATCGCTATTATCATATCATCTGCTGATCTCATATTCGAAACAggatataaaatacataaataaataagcttagaCCATTAACAATACTTAGAAATAGGCATCATTAATGTATTCAGCTCATGTTGTTATTATAGACTACTTAAAATAGTCTGGGCATATGGCTTTTGCTTAATTAACAATGAAAGGGTCGCTTATGCTCTGTCCGCTTTGAGAAGAATCTTTTGATAGATCGTGAAATTGGAATTTCGTTTCGAATTTCACTTTAAATCGAATCAAAATGTCGTCGCAACTTTTTTGGTCAAGTTGCGGACCTATCAAAAGGTTTTTAGTACTGACCGACTTAGTTCGATAGTTTAGTTTGACTCTTGCCAGCTATAACTCCGTCAGTTTATGGAAACAACAACAACACTTATTAAAGGATACTGTTGcaattgtgaaagagagatttAAGTTTTAATCACAGCGGCAACTGAAATACATAATTTCAACTACCTAACCGTCACTTTTCATGCGATACAGCCCGGTTACAGACGGATAGATAAAGGAGCCGTAGACAAAAGCTCAAAACGAAATCCTATTGGATTTGTTTTTACGGAAATCTAAAAATTCTTATAAAGCTACAATATTGATATAATGTGTCTTGAAATGTTGTCTAATGAATCTTGAGATATCATTTTCCTGTCATTTGTGACAGCAGGAGGATTTCAATTCGTATTGAGTGGaacaattacattataattatttatgtaaagtcCTTTGCAGTGTCTACCTGTCTATGTATGTCAAGTTGAAGTTAAGAACTTTGTTGTCCTTGTTAATCATCCTTGTTGCTAGGATTTAAAACgtataaagtaattatcacttgctaaaataGTGCAGGAAGAATACAGGGACGCAATAATTGTGTTAGCGATagacaatttttaaatactgaGTATGATCGGGCGGAAAAACTAAAGCGATAAATTATATGTGAATAATTTGATAGAACTAGCTATTTCTTACTTAAGtgcatgttattaaatagagttttttttaatacggaGTTAATTGCTAACAAAAACGCGTTTTTCGACGTTTTGCTCGAGGAAGCGTCTTAATGAAGGTAATCCATCTTTAGCTTTAAGCTTTTATGTTGTAGACGAACCAATTATTCTGCAATAACGTACCGCCATGTTAAGAGActcaatattattacatttgtgGAAGACAGACGTCACTCTACGCCGTGcaatgcgctgtcacgcttatGTAGCGACAAcaatgtaatatataaaattctcgtggtACGATGTCCGAAATTGAGAGAATAggataacatctatttttcatagctcTTTTTTTATTCCCTAATACTAATATGTATGGCAAAACACGTCAggacaacgtttgctgggacagctagtacctataacttaaaaataggtGGAAGGCTCTCGGTGTGTAGGTATatcgaaaacaattaaaaacaagctCAGTCTGTCTGTTTACCAAACGTTTTATTCCATCAAACAGgcttaattataaaagtaatgcTTATGCCTACAAAGCCATTCAGTCCACCGGATGTTCATAGAGTAAAGGCCAAAGACAacgtataattattttctttgttgcCAGTATTTAAAGGTGACAGAGTATCTATTATCTATGGAAGTTTTGTCAACACATCGGTTTATGTTGTGACGGTCAAGTTATCAACAAATATGTCGTATGTTCGTGTGAATTACCAATACTAGGTTATTGCTGAAATAGATAACATgccttttgttttctttcattcttTTATCGATGGAAAGATACGTTCTTTCTTTCATTCGTTTTagcgattttttatttaaaaataggggGTAAAAATAAGACTTGCCCCACGAGCCAAGTGACAATTCTACAATCGCTG
It encodes:
- the LOC113507009 gene encoding uncharacterized protein LOC113507009 — encoded protein: MWAHKLILCCLLLSVRGEEDTEEDTSDDAKLAEGEKKLSDNVLKMLEHFKQPDPVGLPGAEIPEPYPVPDMKQSLQFGTLYFKNTAVYGISKFRILYVKAEIGAMEVQAALTIDVLQARGNYTMSTWLNKAQGPFTVDVTGLKIVARGTLGVERDGKLRAQDIHIDLGFSTIQVDFQNLGFFGGMFQGIINSVGNFLFDSIKPYVLKEAYTKVRAEINSKLDEVAGDMQFPNSISPLDMVIIDVRKKVRNMKFDPYKVKDYNTTVSIFTVTLSNTWITGVSSFQRVGNITMKLENNTAVADFEIGTQKLEGSTQWDISAIGGLASRAGTASFSVEYIIARVVAAQPLDTRQKPIFRGIDLEIGNIQVRCNGAGTLDYLIEFVVNILPNLLRYQIMDALEGPIKEKVQQELDKLDVEELIVHELPKLDQMESTGFKLSDLVASNDDDEPYDEDEFFNF